From a region of the Zingiber officinale cultivar Zhangliang chromosome 4B, Zo_v1.1, whole genome shotgun sequence genome:
- the LOC121975728 gene encoding 16.0 kDa heat shock protein, peroxisomal-like translates to MAELSFFGNPFRRLLWSPLILAGSSSLAAMNWLETPSAHIFKFDLPGFGSEDVKVQLEEGNVLSVQAEEEQKEKQKEAVWHVTERGRGSLARRIALPENVRAEQIKAQVENGVLTVVVPKEPIPPKPKPRTIAVTSKL, encoded by the exons ATGGCGGAGTTATCCTTCTTCGGCAACCCCTTCCGGCGCCTGCTGTGGAGTCCTCTGATCTTGGCTGGATCGTCTTCCCTTGCCGCCATGAACTGGCTCGAGACCCCTTCCGCCCACATATTCAAGTTCGACCTCCCAG GGTTCGGGAGTGAGGACGTGAAGGTGCAGCTGGAGGAGGGGAACGTGCTCAGCGTCCAGGCGGAGGAGGAGCAaaaggagaagcagaaggaagcGGTGTGGCACGTGACGGAGCGAGGGCGGGGCAGCCTCGCGCGGCGCATCGCGCTGCCGGAGAACGTGAGGGCGGAGCAGATCAAGGCGCAGGTGGAGAACGGCGTGCTCACCGTCGTCGTCCCCAAGGAACCCATCCCACCGAAGCCCAAGCCCAGGACCATCGCCGTCACCAGCAAACTCTGA